AGGCAACGCCATTCATCACAGCCGCCATGGCATGCTCTCGGATACCAAAGCAAATGTTTCTGCCAGAATAACTTAGGCTCGAAAATAATTCCGATGCAACTATTTTATTCTTGCAGGATGAAAATAAATCAGCACTGCCGGTGATAAAAGCCCGATCCAAATGTGCAACCTCTTGGATCACAACGCTACTTGCATCTCTCGTAGCAATCTTATCCTCGGTAAATTCTGGCACCGCAGAAAATAGTTCCACCGAAGAAATACATTTTCCAGAAATAATACCATTCAACTCATCAGCCAAAGTTGGACTTTCCATCTGCCAACGGCTGTATTTTTGGAGCCATAAATCATAACCACTTGATAGACTGGCTATACGGTTTCTGAAAAAAGTTCGCACCTCATCTGATATCCAAAATTCAAAATCGTCGAGACCCAGTTCTTTTTTTGCAGTCTTAATATATTTGGCACCCAGTTCTCCATGGGCCCTGCTATTGCCTTCTATCTCTTTAACTCCTTTGCCAATAACGGTTTTGGCAATTATCATCTGAGGCCGATTGGAAACCCTTGCCATCTCGTAGGCTTCGACAATTTGATCGATGGCATTACCGTCGATTTCCTGAACAGCAAACCCTTGGGCCTCAAATCTTAACCTCACATCATCGGATTGAGAAACATTCAATGGACCATCTATGGTGGTGCCATTGCTGTCATATATCAATATCAAATTGTCCAGATGCCAATGTCCAGCCAACGAACAGGCCTCCTGGGCGACTCCCTCCTGGAGGCAGCCGTCACCACACAGACACACAACCTTGTTATCGAAGATCTTATTGCTGAACCGATTAGCTAACATTTTAGATGATATCGCAAATCCAACCGCATTGGCAATACCCTGACCCAATGGGCCAGTGGTACACTCAACTCCCGGCGTAAATCCAAATTCAGGATGTCCAGGCGTTAAACTGCCGGCCTGCCGAAATTTTTTTATATCATCTAAGCTCAGGCCAAAGCCAGACAGATGCAGCCAAAAGTAAAGAAATAGACTCCCATGGCCGGCGGACAAGATGAACCTGTCACGATTGAGCCATCTTTGCGCTAAGGGATTGAATCGAAGCAACTTCCCGAACAAAGCCGCCCCGATTTCGGCCGCCCCCAACGGCATGCCCAAATGGCCAGATCCAGCCACAGCAACTGCATCCAATGCCACGCCTCGGGCCTGGTTAGCTGCCATCTGCAATATGTTTATCTCCTCTTCCGAAATATATCCATGTGCCATGATTTACGTTAATGTTTCGTAACTAAATGCACAAGAAGTACTTTCGCAATTCAATATCTTATCACAAATTCACCCACATGGCTTTCAATCTCTCGGCGCAGTAACTCGAAATCCTCTCGAGAAAAGTTGCTTTCACCAAAATTACCCATGGATAAAGTTTTCTTTGGGATAAATTCTTGTACTACAAATCGTTTAGCTCCATCTAGTTGTATCGCAATCCCCAGAGCATCGGAAAGCACATGAATGCCCGGCACCATGGTGGTCCTAAACTCATAGCTAATCCCACTGTGAATTACAATGGACACACTCTCCTCTATGCCTTCCATGGATAAAATCTTCAATCCACAGGCACGGCTATACTTGCTATAGACATGCTTCATATCCACGGCAATATAAGACAATAAGTTTTTATCCAATAAAGACTTAATGACCCCTGGCTCGGTGCCATTTGTATCTAACTTTATGGCAAAACCCATGGCTTTTACTTCCATAAGAAAATCAACCAAATCGGCCTGCAATGTGG
This genomic window from Puniceicoccales bacterium contains:
- the tkt gene encoding transketolase: MAHGYISEEEINILQMAANQARGVALDAVAVAGSGHLGMPLGAAEIGAALFGKLLRFNPLAQRWLNRDRFILSAGHGSLFLYFWLHLSGFGLSLDDIKKFRQAGSLTPGHPEFGFTPGVECTTGPLGQGIANAVGFAISSKMLANRFSNKIFDNKVVCLCGDGCLQEGVAQEACSLAGHWHLDNLILIYDSNGTTIDGPLNVSQSDDVRLRFEAQGFAVQEIDGNAIDQIVEAYEMARVSNRPQMIIAKTVIGKGVKEIEGNSRAHGELGAKYIKTAKKELGLDDFEFWISDEVRTFFRNRIASLSSGYDLWLQKYSRWQMESPTLADELNGIISGKCISSVELFSAVPEFTEDKIATRDASSVVIQEVAHLDRAFITGSADLFSSCKNKIVASELFSSLSYSGRNICFGIREHAMAAVMNGVAYDEIFRPSGSTFLVFSDYMRPAIRLAAMANLPILYIFTHDSICVGEDGPTHQPVESITALRCVKNLNVIRPADGEETVGAWAVAMEKNRKKSGPVALILTRQAVSALRSLTSSQRRWGVANGGYVAKKEISALKLILIATGSELKLALDAAAKIGDFVRVVSMPCCEIFDQQSDEYKELVLPNCEYMIAIEAGISLSWYKYIGRRGKIVSVDDYGFSADTEELTKHFGFTVEHIVDVANKLMDL
- a CDS encoding anaerobic ribonucleoside-triphosphate reductase activating protein, whose translation is MIIGGLQKFSTIDFPKKLAAVVFTGGCNLRCPFCHNPDLVEWKGNGSGLAQSRVLDFLRRRVGKIDGVVLSGGEPTLQADLVDFLMEVKAMGFAIKLDTNGTEPGVIKSLLDKNLLSYIAVDMKHVYSKYSRACGLKILSMEGIEESVSIVIHSGISYEFRTTMVPGIHVLSDALGIAIQLDGAKRFVVQEFIPKKTLSMGNFGESNFSREDFELLRREIESHVGEFVIRY